In a genomic window of Hyphomicrobiales bacterium:
- a CDS encoding integrase — translation MNDLAMALTQLCRRNRDGSQATQANRLNGLKAMAAELYQLGFRLPAAASLKPKHVAALIAAWEARELSPATMKNRLGWLRWWAEKVNKASVIPRENAELGIATRTNAGGNRAWQLEQVRALPDTLMQMSLQLMAAFGLRMEEALKLKPRQADAGHALRLQGSWTKGARARDIPIRTDEQRQLLAAAKELVGGNSLIPTGRSYIQHRKAFEHQTLKHGLTNLHGLRHGYAQARYRELTGWPCPKDGGPAQKELIGHARALDRHARLIVAEELGHSRISITTTYLG, via the coding sequence ATGAACGATCTCGCGATGGCGCTCACACAGCTATGCCGCCGCAATCGGGACGGGTCGCAGGCAACTCAGGCGAACCGCCTGAACGGACTAAAGGCAATGGCCGCCGAGCTGTACCAGCTCGGGTTTCGCTTGCCGGCCGCGGCATCGCTCAAACCGAAGCATGTGGCGGCGCTGATAGCGGCGTGGGAAGCGCGTGAGCTAAGTCCGGCGACGATGAAGAACCGCCTTGGCTGGCTTCGCTGGTGGGCGGAAAAAGTCAACAAAGCGTCGGTTATTCCGAGGGAGAATGCCGAGCTAGGCATCGCGACGCGTACGAACGCCGGCGGCAACCGCGCTTGGCAATTGGAACAGGTACGCGCCCTCCCCGACACGCTCATGCAGATGTCACTTCAGCTCATGGCAGCGTTCGGATTGCGGATGGAAGAAGCCCTCAAACTGAAGCCACGCCAAGCCGACGCAGGTCACGCCTTGCGACTGCAAGGATCGTGGACGAAGGGCGCGCGCGCGCGGGACATTCCGATCCGGACGGATGAGCAGCGGCAATTGCTTGCCGCCGCAAAAGAGCTCGTCGGGGGCAACTCGCTGATCCCAACGGGACGCAGTTATATCCAGCATCGAAAGGCATTTGAGCATCAGACGCTGAAACACGGTCTGACCAATCTCCACGGCCTGCGGCACGGCTATGCCCAGGCCCGCTATCGTGAGCTCACGGGCTGGCCCTGCCCGAAAGACGGCGGTCCAGCTCAGAAAGAGCTCATCGGCCACGCGCGTGCGCTTGATCGCCATGCCCGGCTCATCGTGGCTGAGGAGCTCGGCCACAGCCGGATCAGCATCACCACAACCTATCTAGGATAA
- a CDS encoding integrase translates to MRLYAPTGERLYINADERARFFAAASVAPAAVRLLCLTLALTGCRLSEALALTRAGVQSGIITVRSLKKRGRNIMREIPVPEELTAELIHFAAALPERERIWPWCRSTAWRHVKAVMTAAGISGRHATPKGLRHGYGVHAIRSGVQLNMLQKWLGHADMATTAIYANVTGCEELEIAKRMWGQLLVNKSSST, encoded by the coding sequence ATGCGCCTCTACGCCCCTACGGGCGAGCGTCTCTATATAAATGCCGACGAACGAGCGCGGTTTTTCGCAGCGGCGTCGGTCGCGCCGGCCGCGGTGCGGTTGCTGTGCCTAACCTTGGCATTGACGGGTTGTCGTTTGTCCGAGGCGCTTGCGTTGACGCGAGCGGGGGTACAGTCGGGCATCATCACGGTTCGCTCCCTGAAAAAGCGGGGGCGAAATATCATGAGAGAAATCCCCGTGCCCGAGGAGCTCACCGCCGAGCTGATACACTTCGCAGCAGCGCTGCCGGAACGCGAGCGTATCTGGCCTTGGTGCCGGTCAACCGCGTGGCGGCACGTGAAGGCCGTGATGACGGCGGCGGGGATCTCGGGACGACATGCGACGCCGAAAGGTTTACGGCACGGCTATGGGGTTCATGCCATTCGGTCGGGCGTGCAGCTCAATATGCTCCAGAAATGGCTCGGGCACGCCGATATGGCCACCACAGCGATTTACGCCAATGTAACCGGTTGCGAAGAACTAGAGATAGCTAAACGGATGTGGGGGCAGTTGTTGGTCAACAAATCTAGCTCAACCTAA